The nucleotide sequence GATTTACCAGTATTTATAACCTAGCCCCACGTCAGAGATCTCTCAACAATCTGTGAACATCGTGCCGTGGTGCGTAACTATCGAGCATCAGATCTCAAGTTTGAAACCAATGCTCTTCTCATCTGTCGAAAAGACAGCATCAGGACACCTCAAACCCCGTTGCGTCTCTTAATTCTCGATTCTGTTGCTCACATAATTCCCGAGATTTCATACCCTCGGGTTCCCCGCGAGCGCCTGCCTCCGTGAACACGATCCTAGATTGACTTTGTAGGAGATGTATGTAGTACTTGAGCAGTGAACAAAGCAAAGAGTGCATACTGCGTTCAAAAAGATACGATGCTAATCCCAGATGCATGTAAATACAATATACAGAAATACCAATCACCCCGATCACAAAGCTCTGATGCGTTGAATTACTGCATCGGTCACTTCTTGCGTATTTGCTGAACCACCTAAATCTTTTGTCGTGATGCCGTCGGCACAAGTTTGTTCGACGGCTTTCATGAGGATCTTCGAGGCTTCATGTTCACCAAGCCAATCGAGCATTTCACAAGCACTCCAGAATGTTCCTACGGGATTTGCGATGCCCATGCCAGTGATATCGAATGCTGATCCGTGAATGGGCTCGAACATGGAAGGCATGGTTCTAGATGGGTCGATATTGGCCGTAGGAGCTATTCCGATTGACCCGGCCAAAGCGGCTGCTAGATCGGAGAGGATATCGGCATGAAGGTTGGTAGCGAGAATAGTGTCGAGGGAGTTAGGGTGCAATGTCATTCGTACGGTCATCGCGTCGACAAGCATATGATCCATGGTCTATGTAAACTAATCAGTTGAATATTTGACAACTAATCGTGGGGACTATTTAACTCACAACATCAGGGAATTCTTTTGAGACTTCATTGATGACTTCATCCCAGAGTACCATACCATTTCTCATCGCATTTGACTTGGTAACGTAAGTTAATAGCTTTCGAGGTCTAGATTGAGCGACTTGAAAAGCGTATCTGGCGATTCGTCGGATTCCAGTTCGAGTGAAAATTGTGATCTCTGATAAGAGACGTCAGAGGTGAATGTATCGACGTACACTTGTGTACCCAAACTTACCAGTACCAATTTCATGATCCAGACTTCTGTGAGATCTTCCACCGTGACCAGcatattcaccttctgaGTTCTCTCGGATGATACACCAATCCAATTCTCCCGGCTGAAGGTTCTTGAGGGGAGAGCTGGTACCTGGCAGGACTTTGGTTCGTCTAGATATCCTGTCAGCCCAGTCACCtatggtcaaggtggattgataCTCACCGCACATTGGCATACATGTAAGGTTGACAGATTGCGAGTCTCAAGCCCCA is from Kwoniella botswanensis chromosome 2, complete sequence and encodes:
- a CDS encoding tartrate dehydrogenase codes for the protein MSPIAIHPVNETAAFPEGYATQPERKSTYKIAQIGADGIGPEVIEAGVQAVHAVAKKVGTFNVDFTELDWSSDRYKKTGSYVPADYIEVLKKHDAIFFGAVGAPDVPDHISLWGLRLAICQPYMYANVRRTKVLPGTSSPLKNLQPGELDWCIIRENSEGEYAGHGGRSHRSLDHEIGTEITIFTRTGIRRIARYAFQVAQSRPRKLLTYVTKSNAMRNGMVLWDEVINEVSKEFPDVTMDHMLVDAMTVRMTLHPNSLDTILATNLHADILSDLAAALAGSIGIAPTANIDPSRTMPSMFEPIHGSAFDITGMGIANPVGTFWSACEMLDWLGEHEASKILMKAVEQTCADGITTKDLGGSANTQEVTDAVIQRIRAL